One part of the Oryzias melastigma strain HK-1 linkage group LG21, ASM292280v2, whole genome shotgun sequence genome encodes these proteins:
- the col8a1a gene encoding collagen, type VIII, alpha 1a, with amino-acid sequence MSSLPVLLFLSLLHFVVLTHINGGAFYGHKQHPQQYQPKQHHQHLGKGKGGFPQQQYLGKEVPYMQYPHYRKEVPQMPILKGKQNIRDGGAYLGGQDKGQTIPSGVEGAPQGEPCPAGPPGPAGPAGPSGPPGLGQPGPSGQPGPPGPPGVPGVGKLGLPGLPGKPGVNGGAGPQGEMGLRGEEGPAGQPGPQGPPGPPGLPGFGRPGAQGLPGQLGPKGEPGHKGLPGLPGLQGPKGDKGIGLPGQPGHKGLPGPPGVAGPRGLPGFGKPGLNGAPGPQGPKGDKGYPGETGPPGQPGEGGQPGPPGVPGLGKPGQNGLPGQPGIPGAKGHAGPTGLPGKPGLPGLSKPGLPGPKGDKGIIGPPGLQGPKGDKGHGGLPGMLGSPGLNGPPGPPGPTGPPGSIGPPGFKGEDGDAGPRGLDGAKGDQGLPGLPGDNGLPGDPGEPGPRGSPGVTGPKGEVGPKGSLGMPGPSGAPGSKGQGGLPGEVGPQGPKGIPGRNGATGPIGPPGSQGPKGDKGPPGPPGITENGSPGVPGPIGAPGREGPPGTAGQPGQPGPPGPPGPPGVPGFSPELAGVLSEMGPGLDGVKAGGYVKKSKYGENGAEVMGVSGLEMPAFTAIITTPFPPVGTPIIFDKLLYNGRQNYDPQTGIFTCDVPGIYYFAYHVHCKGANVWVALIRNNEPVMYTYDEYKKGFLDQASGSAVLPLQAGDTVHLMLPSDQASGLYAGQYVHSSFTGYLLYPM; translated from the exons ATGTCTTCCCTTCCCGTCCTGCTCTTCCTGAGTCTGCTCCACTTTGTCGTTCTGACACACATAAATGGTGGAGCGTTCTACGGACACAAGCAACACCCTCAGCAGTACCAGCCAAAGCAGCACCATCAACACCTGGGCAAGGGCAAAGGTGGCTTCCCCCAACAACAGTACCTCGGCAAGGAAGTGCCCTATATGCAGTATCCCCATTATAGGAAGGAAGTCCCCCAGATGCCAATACTCAAGGGCAAACAAAACATTCGGGATGGGGGCGCCTATCTAGGTGGACAGGACAAAG GTCAGACAATCCCTAGTGGAGTTGAGGGTGCCCCCCAAGGAGAACCATGTCCAGCTGGGCCACCTGGACCGGCCGGACCAGCTGGACCTTCTGGACCTCCAGGGTTGGGGCAGCCAGGTCCTTCAGGTCAGCCTGGACCTCCAGGACCACCAGGAGTGCCTGGTGTAGGAAAACTGGGTTTGCCAGGCTTGCCAGGGAAGCCAGGAGTAAATGGTGGGGCTGGGCCTCAAGGAGAAATGGGCCTCAGGGGTGAAGAAGGTCCGGCAGGACAACCAGGGCCTCAGGGACCCCCAGGACCACCAGGGCTTCCAGGGTTTGGCAGACCTGGAGCACAAGGATTACCGGGTCAACTTGGACCCAAAGGAGAGCCTGGTCACAAGGGCTTACCTGGATTGCCGGGGTTACAAGGACCCAAAGGAGACAAAGGGATTGGACTGCCGGGACAACCTGGGCACAAAGGACTCCCAGGGCCACCTGGAGTTGCTGGTCCAAGAGGGTTGCCTGGTTTTGGGAAACCAGGTCTAAATGGAGCTCCAGGTCCACAAGGTCCAAAGGGAGATAAAGGATATCCTGGTGAGACAGGACCACCAGGGCAGCCTGGAGAAGGAGGTCAGCCTGGTCCACCAGGTGTCCCTGGTCTGGGAAAACCAGGTCAGAATGGCCTGCCAGGGCAGCCAGGTATTCCAGGGGCTAAAGGTCACGCTGGACCGACTGGTTTGCCTGGAAAACCAGGGTTACCAGGATTAAGTAAACCAGGGCTACCTGGACCAAAGGGTGATAAAGGGATTATTGGGCCACCAGGACTTCAAGGACCTAAAGGAGATAAGGGTCACGGTGGATTACCTGGCATGCTTGGATCCCCTGGACTAAATGGTCCACCAGGTCCTCCAGGTCCTACGGGACCCCCAGGAAGCATAGGTCCACCAGGTTTTAAAGGAGAAGATGGAGATGCAGGACCAAGAGGGCTTGATGGGGCCAAGGGTGACCAAGGTCTTCCAGGACTACCCGGAGACAATGGTTTACCTGGGGATCCAGGAGAACCAGGACCAAGAGGTTCACCAGGCGTAACTGGTCCCAAAGGGGAAGTAGGGCCTAAAGGTTCACTTGGTATGCCAGGTCCTTCTGGGGCTCCTGGTTCGAAAGGACAAGGTGGGTTACCTGGTGAAGTGGGGCCTCAAGGTCCAAAAGGAATCCCAGGTCGGAATGGTGCAACAGGACCAATTGGTCCCCCAGGTTCTCAAGGACCTAAGGGGGATAAGGGCCCACCTGGACCACCTGGCATAACAGAAAATGGAAGTCCAGGTGTACCTGGTCCCATAGGAGCCCCAGGAAGAGAGGGTCCTCCTGGGACGGCTGGACAACCCGGTCAACCTGGCCCTCCAGGTCCACCAGGGCCACCAGGAGTACCAGGCTTCTCTCCTGAATTGGCTGGAGTGCTATCTGAGATGGGTCCGGGTCTAGATGGCGTCAAGGCTGGAGGTTATGTTAAAAAGAGCAAGTATGGGGAAAATGGAGCAGAAGTGATGGGTGTCAGTGGTCTGGAGATGCCCGCATTCACGGCCATAATAACGACTCCTTTTCCACCTGTCGGAACTCCCATCATATTTGACAAACTCTTGTACAATGGCCGCCAAAATTATGACCCTCAAACAGGAATCTTCACCTGCGATGTGCCCGGTATTTACTACTTTGCCTACCACGTTCACTGCAAAGGAGCTAACGTGTGGGTGGCGTTGATTCGAAACAATGAACCAGTGATGTATACCTATGACGAATACAAGAAAGGTTTCTTAGATCAAGCTTCAGGAAGTGCAGTATTACCTCTGCAGGCTGGGGACACAGTGCACCTCATGCTACCCTCAGATCAGGCTTCAGGACTCTACGCTGGACAGTATGTGCATTCATCCTTTACTGGGTATTTGTTGTATCCCATGTGA